A window of Parambassis ranga chromosome 10, fParRan2.1, whole genome shotgun sequence contains these coding sequences:
- the arl3l1 gene encoding ADP ribosylation factor like GTPase 3, like 1: MGEAQKGLLSVIEKLKGTTEQEVRIVLLGLDNAGKTTLLKSLASEDVNTITPTQGFNIKSVASHGMKLNVWDIGGQRKIRTFWKKYLENTDMLIYVIDSADKKRFEETGLELSELIDEENLKGVPVLIFANKQDLATASPASEIAEGLNLHTYRDRVWQIQACSAVSGEGVQDGMNWICNNIANKKK; this comes from the exons ATGGGAGAAGCTCAAAAG ggctTACTCTCTGTCATAGAGAAACTGAAAGGCACCACAGAGCAGGAGGTCAGGATAGTCCTCCTGGGATTGGACAACGCTGGAAAGACCACCCTCCTGAAAAGCCTGGCCTCGGAAGATGTGAACACTATCACACCAACACAG GGCTTCAACATAAAGAGCGTCGCTTCTCATGGCATGAAACTCAATGTCTGGGACATCGGAGGACAAAGGAAGATCAGGACCTTCTGGAAAAAGTACCTGGAAAACACAGATATGCTG ATTTATGTTATTGACAGTGCAGACAAGAAGCGGTTTGAGGAGACGGGACTG gagctgTCCGAGCTGATCGATGAGGAGAACCTAAAGGGCGTTCCAGTGCTTATATTTGCCAACAAACAGGATCTGGCCACAGCATCTCCAGCGAGCGAGATCGCTGAGGGGCTCaacctgcacacatacagggaCCGCGTGTGGCAGATCCAGGCCTGCTCAGCTGTGTCTGGGGAGGGAGTTCAG GATGGCATGAACTGGATTTGCAACAACATAGCAAACAAGAAGAAGTGA